In one Carassius auratus strain Wakin unplaced genomic scaffold, ASM336829v1 scaf_tig00005806, whole genome shotgun sequence genomic region, the following are encoded:
- the LOC113071046 gene encoding LOW QUALITY PROTEIN: adherens junction-associated protein 1-like (The sequence of the model RefSeq protein was modified relative to this genomic sequence to represent the inferred CDS: inserted 1 base in 1 codon) produces the protein LAVHQIITITVSLIMIVAALITTLVLKNCCAQSGNGRHSSHQRKINQQEESCQNLTDFTPARVPSKVDIFTAYNDSLQCSHECVRAGIPXYTDEMIQHTPIYKTSYNGNRPSPTERQLIPVAFVSEKWFEISC, from the exons GTCTGGCTGTTCACCAGATCATCACCATCACTGTGTCCCTCATCATGATCGTTGCAGCCTTGATCACTACTCTAGTCCTTAAAAACTG TTGTGCGCAGTCCGGGAATGGCCGACACAGCAGCCATCAGAGGAAGATCAACCAGCAAGAGGAGAGCTGTCAAAACTTGACCGACTTCACGCCCGCTCGTGTGCCCAGTAAGGTGGACATCTTCACCGCCTACAACGACAGTTTACAGTGCTCGCACGAGTGTGTGCGGGCCGGCATAC TGTACACGGACGAGATGATTCAGCACACACCCATCTACAAGACCTCCTACAATGGAAACAG ACCGTCGCCCACTGAAAGGCAGCTAATCCCTGTGGCCTTTGTGTCTGAGAAATGGTTCGAGATCTCCTGTTGA